The Alnus glutinosa chromosome 1, dhAlnGlut1.1, whole genome shotgun sequence region GCTAACTCTCTTTAGGCTGCCGCGACAAAAAGGGCACGACTGAGACCGCACATTCCTGTCATTCAGTATCAAGCACACTATAACAGATATATTCCAACAAATGGTCAAGATAAAGTGAAATTCCAATGAGCAATTTACAAAAACTTAACAGTGCAAGTACGAGTTGGGGCTACCAGTCGTGGAAGCAGCGGTTGCACAAAGCATGTCCACAGCTGGGCAATACCATCCTTGTGCAATTCTCCATGCATATCCCACATTCTTCATCTCTCTCTAAATCATTATCAGAAAGCTTCCTCCTCCCTTCCACTCTCTTTCTGGCTAAGATTTCTTTGGATTGGCTTCCCAAGGTACTATCTTCCAATTCAATAAACTCGCCTTCAAGTTGTGTAAGAGAAGGGTAAATTACGGCTGCAAGAAATTTACAATCAGATGCATTGAGGAgttgaaactgaaaaaaaaaacgtggAGACCAGGAAATCAGACATTTGTTAACAAGAAACCACAGAAGGGACAGACCATAAAATTCCCGTAGAGTGGCTTTCCTTTCTTTTGAGGACATTGTTGGCATCCCATCAACATATACCTGGACAATTACGTAGAGCTTCATTTGGATTTCTACAGAGAGAGCAGGGGACTAAAAAGAACACCAATGCAAagattaaaatgaaatgaaaatgataagAAACAGAAAACAACCCACCTTGTATATAAGTACGTGGAGAAGGCCTAAATAACTGGGGAGGGTATCTGTACAACTATAATCCATCCACTCAATCAGATAAAGAAGAACGGGGGCAAAGGGGCTGTAAGACAATCTCATCTGAATACAATCCCCGCAATAATCTCTTGGGAGAGCAGCTGCCCTGCAAAACCCCaatcaaaaattcaattaatCGACTCTGCTCATCAACCATTGAAGTAAACAATTTGGAGGCAAAACAACAGCTTTTAGGTATCACATTGTATTTTTAATGGGTTTTCTTTGTTCGGGTTTTAGATggaagaaatttcaaaaaagaaacacatatgGGGACATATGATGGCTCTGTCTGCTATAATTGAGGCATCCCCCACTGCGAAGCCCTCATAAAAGCATCTGCAATACAAAGCTATATCCACAAAACCCCAAATTCCTATACAAATTCACCCCACTTACCTTTAATTGATCACAAAACAGCATCTAAACTACCACAATTTGATAGAATTAACCACATAGCACATTGCAGAAGAGAAAAGCAGGAAGGAACACCAGCAGTTCTTTGCTATTTAAGGAcaacaaacatgaaaatgagCTCTACAAAATTTGAGTTGTGAAGAACAATAATACCAAAAGTGGTAGATATTATGGTTGATTAAAAGTAAATATCTAAGCCCAAAAGaagaatatataaaacttaCAGGGTGTTGGCATGCTGTACATCAGCTTCAAGAGCTTTGATGGATTCTCTGAAACAAGATTTGCTGGGCTGTTTTTGCCacatttgttctttttctttgaattccCCGAGTAAAAAATGGAacaaagggagagagagaatgacAAAAAGACTGGCTTTTTGGGGAGTGGCTTTGTTCTGTTCAGGGAATATTAAAGGAGACCAGATGGGGACTTTCTAAAAGAGATGAGatgataaagagagagagagagagagagagagagagaggagagcaGGTTGCTTAGTGTTCAAACCTTTCTCActtcaagaaaagaaagggataCCTTCTCTCTTACATGTATCTTTTCCGACTTTTCGTTGCCTTTCATTATTTCTCTCAACTGCAATTTGGGCTGCCATTATTCCGAGCTGACATTGTTACTTTGGGCTGGTACTGTGCTCTTCTGCAATTAATGTTGCCCCAACAGAAGCACCACTTTCCTTTCAAAAACAGAAGCACCACTTTCCCATTCAAACAGTAATACAGTAATAGTATAGccaaccaaaaagaaagaacaaagaaaactaCACGCACGTTTGGTACATGAATAGATTTAAGAACAGAGTAGATAGCTATTTCCGTGAGACAAGGGATAATTGTTACTCTAAAAAAAGGTAAGGAACAACTATTACACTAAAAATGAATTAGCAaactattagtttttttttcttgacactcaaaaataagaaataaaaaacaaaaaacaaaaaatcatccCCATGGGTGGCCAACCCACTGGGGATGATTATTGTttgtgccaaaaaaataaaaataaaaaagattttattttattttattttatttttattttttttttaagggagaaatgattttttgagctataatattttaagaaatttagtTATTCTTGTGTTGtcataaaaaagaattaataataaataatcatttcGTTCCAACTTATTGTATTCCTATTTTTATTCTTGGGTAATCACTTGATTCACTTCTAACGGACCAAAAGGTCGAAAGAAAGACATGCAAAGAGGCAAGACAACTAGACAAGCataaaaaaagcttttttccccttcccctGACTCTTGAGAAAATTGAGGTAATAATATTTGCTTCATTAgtagaaataataatataaatgttTTTGTTTAGCAGCAATTTAAGACCGCCATAACATGGGATGCAAGATCctctttattaaaatattttaagaaataatatggacttaggttttgttttgttttgttttgttttaactAACCGTTAATATGTCCTgcattattttatcatttttaaataatatatatatatatatatatatatatatatatatatatatatatatatatatatatatatatatatatatatatatatatatatatatatatcattaaatatgaTTATTCTGAAAGCATTAAAAAAGACGGCTTGAGAATTTTTTAGTGTTGGTCAAACTTAGCAGGTGAgtgagaattttttattttttcctttttcgaAAAGTACACGTACCGCCACTAATTATTACTTTATTGTGAATGCGCTTTCTAAAAAACTAattgtgtgaaaaaaaaaaaaactaaaaaagaaaaataattcaaaaaaaaaaacgatctttttttgaaatattgaaataataataataataataataataataataataataataataaaaacagaaaataaaaatttaaggggtgcccaaactgaaaatatataaaacaaaatctaaaaactaatttttatgttttttttttttaatttttttgttttgttttgtttttaatattttttataattttatgaagggtatttttgtcattgtggggtcacattaacattatttagtagtttaaggggtacattgatacaattgatagtttagaaAGAACTTTGACAAttgaatgataattttttattttttatttttatttttattttaagtgaaaAGACAAATTTCATAGGAGAGTAAAAACTTTAGGCTGGGCCTGATTTAATATGCAGGCCCATTAGTTTGAGCCAGTCCAGATATACAGGACCTCCCTTTGTCCTGGCCTTCTGGGGGTCTTGATCCATTGCCCATAACTTGTGGGTGGTTTGAAGTGACACCATGATCACAGACGACGATGCTGTCGTGTCGTCTCCGATACGGAAAGAAGATGGTTTTTTGTCTTCTAAACTGATGGgaaatggaaaagaaatgaatctgaccttaaaaaacaaaaccgatgtattgaaattttatatgttttataCAAGGAGCCATGTGCCTGAACAGGCTATAGGCTCTTATCATATACTTACGTGTCCGAGTAGGTCTTAAATTGtttaaatatttgtttgaatagatAAATTTTATTGAGAAATACTagacatttcaatttttttttatttttaaatttggtttCAACCTGATGTGTCATAATCCTGTGAGATTGCGGTCCACTTTCCAAAATGATaaatctcatgggattgtgatACATCATGTTAgaaccaaattctgaaaaataaaaaataaaaattttagatGTCTAGCATTCCTTAATTTCACTAAATATTTCTCACAATTGCGATCGGATAAATtataattcaaacaaaaaataatagagGTCATAAGATAAATACTATACGaattcaaaaagtgcaattttaaaaaaaaaaaaaaaaaaagtacacataactccctcaaactaccacctcattgtcaatgtaccccacaaactaccaattgtgtcaatgtccccccttaaactaccaaaaaatgtcaatgtccccctaatgacaaaaatgtccttcataaaattattaaaataaaataaaaactaaacaaaattattaaaaaaaatagaaaataacaaaattttattccaaaaaaataataaaaaattaaatctgttttttatttttttaaaatttttttaaaaaaattaattcatttttttttttgttttttttttttaaaaaaaaaattgttctttttcgtttttttaatttaataaaaactggttttttttttcatttgttttattttttaattttttttttttaaaaaaaattagttattttttttttcgttttcttttttctttaaaaaaaattgttctttttttatttttaatttaataaaaactggtttttctttttttcatttgttttattttttttttaaaaataaatttctgttattttttgtttgcttttttttttttttttttaaagaataaaaaatttgttcttttttttttattattttatttttcgttttttatttaattttttttaaataatttttttttttagttttttattacttttttgtaagttttttagttttagttttatttttttgaatttatgatgacatttttgtcttattcaaaaaaaaattagggtcatatttgtctttttgttggtcttaggggagacattgacattttttagtagtttagggggggacattaacacaattggtagtttatagggtacattgacaattgagtagtagtttgagggggttatgtgtatttttccaaaaaaaaaaatgatttttaaaaacacagttaagcgtttgacaaaatttaacttttaaaatcatagattagcatttaaaattctgcgtttttaaaaaatcagttttctttgttttcaaatctcaaattttttaaaaacgcaatttccaaatgattcatttttacgattttgattaaaatcataatttttatcGACAAAATCACAATTCCACACGCACCCTCAAGTTTACACTTTAAGTGTTTATTTTCTAACgtaacagtaaaaattatcgaatcaaaaaaaaaaaaaaaaaaaaaaaaaagagagtaaaaattactaataaattttatatctaaaaataatttgggagaatttcacttataacctctgtttttcatcacttttgaaaatatatacccaaactttaaaaagtgtcaatttatagtatccatctttcaattttaaccatctgttagaatttttttgttaaatattatcaaaatttttaaaatacccttgtgtttatttttttaaaaaaaattataaaaatgttaaaGATTCAAACAtgtgtatttttgcaaattccactAAATTCTGACTAATAcctaaattttaacaattttctttcctaaaaaaaatgatgaattttgacaggatttaactcAAAATTCTATCGGATggtataaattaaaaatatcaagggttttataaataaagttcTCCCACATAACTTTTTACTGACACGTGTCAGATTGTAAGCGCTTAAGAGAAAATTAATCGATTCTATACATACAGCCGCTGTAAACCTTAGTAAAAGGGTAATTTAAGGAACATTGATGGTCCCCAGCATACGCGTTTTTGCATTTGCATGTACGATGTGGATGGGTTGAATGCTATGTTTTTAGCGTGTAGGGTCCACCGACTTTATAATTAATAGGTTTATGTATAGTATTAACTATTAAGATCTTTTTTAGATTTCTTGAAGATGTTTTTATCGTTATGGTTGAGATTTTATCAtgtcaatatttattattttttaaataataaatatttatatgataaaatactaattatttaataaaaaccatgattgaaatttgataaatttaataCCATAAACCATCTTAATATCCTCGTACACGGGGATTCAGTTATTTCCAACATTTACAGTCGCATTCGTAAAATGCAGATATCAATTTTAGTCTTTTTAGATATTCACATCATGTTTTTAGTAACTGCATTCTAGCGATTATTGCAGTTATTATTCGCTATCCGCATATTAGGCAATGGGTTTTTTGAGCTTCCTTTGAGTTTGTATTAGGGCCTATtctaaacgattttgaaaataatttaggtcgatttctaatgttttgggctttttttttatgtcctaatcttttgaaaaatgttgacctcatattatttttttctttttgacaaagTGTTACATGAAAAAACAACTCAGTCAACCAAACTAATGTAAACATAATTTATATCTAATTCAAAACGACGTATTTTGATATTAAACTCCATATCGAGACCATTTTGATGAATTTattatctctatatatatatatatattacaacaaTAATAACTGTCTGTTAAATTCATGCATGGTGAAAGACTTGGTCCAAATGTGTTGAGTTTGGATATGGTAGCATTGATTGATGAGGGCGGAGATGGGGCCAACCAACCCATAATGGGTCCCGCTATAAAGTAGCATCTTCTGCATGCTGCTTTTAAACTTTAAAGCTAAAGACAAGTCGGGCCAATCTCcaaagaaggagaaaagagatTTTGTTGTATACTTGTATGTTAAAGCAAAAGGATATTAAAGCAAAGCATATTCATTACTATATTGAATGCCTCCCCTGTGATAAATGataatgctttttctttttcattaattcAGATGCTTTTTCCATGGCCTGCCTTCTCTTTCCAGTCCCTGCCTGATTAACATATTGATAATTACATATTCTTTTTACTTTCTAGATTTTTACCCCTCAATGATTTCATTTGTATTGATCTCTATCCCTTGTtatgatcaaaattattttatatatatgtctatGCGTATATAGATAGAGAGAAATGTGtacaaaatatatgtataaagaTAATAATGTATGTGATTTCtgacaagaaaaacaaatgaatgACTTCAAAGTTGATTTGTTTCCACTTTTTAGCTTGAGCTTGTGTCACACTCTTTACCAAAAGGTCAAACTGACAAAGCCGAAACCTTTTTTTCTTGGGAAAAGAAGATTCcaatctaaaaaagaaaaagataaaaaaaattaaggggaaTGAACAATATTGAGAGGAAGCTCGCTAATCACAAAAGTAAAAGGTAAGTGGGAGAAAGATGAGTGAGATGTTTAACTCGacaaacagttttaattttttgtcagTCACTTAATTCTAGGCAGTAGGAACAAAAGAACTGGTTTGTCTTCCTGATATCTTCAATGGGTTCATTTTCTCATTTCCCGGTTATGTTTCTTTTGATTATATCATCATCTGTTGTGTGCCAAGTTGAAGGTATGTTCTTCCTTACCCACTACTTAATTTGATAtagggaaattttttttaagtctcCTCTTGTGAAATTGAACTGTCATGGATCCTAAGACATTTAGTAAAAGAAACTTgagaaatgaagaagataaCAGTGGGAAATGGCAACATGTTTTGTCTAGAATGAGCAAATTTGCTTGTGCTAGCTacttgagtttgaattgtaatgAAGGCCATGGCACTCAAAATCTGTTGAATTCCcattgaaaatgcagaattcaTCAGTTTAGACTGTGGAGGAACAAGTAACTACACTGACCGTAGTACTGGACTGCCATGGAGTTCAGACAATGGAATCATGAGCCACGGCAAATCAGTGGAAGTAGAAAATCCAAGTGAAAACGTAGTACAGTATCGAAGGCGTCGAGAATTTCCCATAGACAACAGGAAGTACTGCTATACTTTAATCACCCAAGAAAGAAGGCGATATCTAGTTCGTGCAACATTTCAGTATGGCAGCTTGAAAGATGAAGAAACATATCCTCAGTTTCACGTATACTTGGATGCAACTAAGTGGTCAACTGTGTCAATTTTGGATGCTTCCAGAGTATATGTGAAGGAAATGATCATCAGGGCACCCTCGGATTCCATCAATGTCTGCATATGCTGTGCAACAACTGGTTCTCCTTTCATCTCCACTCTTGAGCTGCGGCCCTTAAATCTTTCGATGTATGCGACGGATTTCGAGGATAATTTCTTCTTAGAAGTAGCAGCTAGATTGAACTTTGGTGCCCCAAGCAAGGATCCCATAAGGTAAGCTCCTCCCTTCAAATCCAGCTTAGCCTTTTGATTCCATCagtaatacatatatatatatatatatatatatatttttttttttctcaggtACCCAGATGATCCCTATGACAGAATTTGGGAGTCAGATCTTGTTAAAAGGCAAAACTATCTGGTAGGGGTGGCCCCTGGCACAGAAAGAATCTATACCCAGAAGAACGTAGACATAAAAACGAGAGAGTACCCACCTATGAAAGTAATGCAAACAGCGGTTGTTGGCACCAAAGGGCAGCTCACCTACAGATTAAATCTAGAAGATTTCCCTGCCAATGCTCGAGCTTATGCATACTTTGCTGAAATTGAAGACTTGGGTGCCAATGAGACTCGGAAATTCAAATTAGAGCAACCTGACATAGCTGACTCTAGAAATGCAGTGGTAAATATCGCTGAGAATGCCAATGGGAGCTACACTCTTTATGAACCGAGCTACATGAATGTGACTCTGGACTTTGTTCTGTCATTCTCCTTTGTCAAGACCCGGGATTCTACTCGAGGGCCACTGCTTAATGCGATGGAAATAAGTAAATATTTAAAGATTGCTTCCAAGACTGGTGGGCAAGACTGTAAGTCCATCAACTTTGGTTGCAACAAATCCTTCTACACATCTACATATCACAGGGAACTTACAATAATTATGAACAGACTTTACCGAAACGAGCTGATTAGTATTTGTTTGTTCAATTTGTAGTGATTGTTGTCAATGCCCTTCGCTTCATGTCTGCTGAAAGCATTTGGACAAATGAAGGTGATCCTTGTGTCCCAACGCAGTGGGAATGGGTAACCTGCAGCTTTACCATACCACCCAGGATTACAAAAATGTACGTAAATTCTACTTTCTCACCTACATCTATGCTTCATATCAACATTTAGTACGCTGCCATTCCATGTATGCAATGCAATATAACAATCCAAGCAAGTGCTGACATGAATCAGCTGAATACCATATATTGACAGAAGAGCTTGACATCAGACTCATCAGGAGAACTGGAGAAGTCAGTAGCTAGTTGATGCATCCAAAAAGAATCACTTGCTTTCACTAGGTTTTTGTAGTAGATTTGTTGTTGTTACCTAGTTACTGGACAGACTTTTAATTGTATTGAAATAGATAAAtgtaagaaaaacattttttcatgCAAAACTaagtaaatatataatttaataagcACTAAAACTTGTTTGTAAGAGTTGAATTATAAAGGGGTTCCTCTCAACTGCTGTACAGTGAGTTGTCAAGAAAGAATGTGACGGGTGAAATCCCATCCGAGCTCAACTACATGGAGGCATTGACAGAGTTGTAAGTGATATTCTGCTCTTAAATAAACTTGCTTTTCTTCAACAATGCCTCTTGGCATCTGTTTTGATCTGTATCTTTTTCTCAGGTGGTTGGACAGTAATTCCCTCACAGGGCCACTCCCTGACATAAGTAACCTTAACAGTTTAAAGATTCTGTAAGCTATTTTTCAGTGTCAATTGCACAAGTTTTACCTGAGAAAAAACCTTTATCTCAGtgaaacttttttgtttttttttaaataataataatgataacaatttctatttcttttttcatttcatttttggtAATATGCAGGCATTTAGAGAACAACAAATTGACTGGTCCATTACCTTCTTACCTCGGTAGTTTGGCAAGCTTACAAGAACTGTATGTAgcaatatggattttttttttttaacttttgttaCACCCTATTGAATTAGACACTTGATATTTCagtaaaatcttaaaaaaaaaaaaaaaaaacattttcagaaAGTTGCCTTAATCTGCCTTGATTTAGTATCAGCATGTTTGCCCTGTTAAATATGTACATTTTGCagtaatttgtaaaatatatatgtcaTAGGTACATACAGAACAACTCTTTTACCGGCGAAATACCTCCAGGATTGTTAAATgggaaagtcatttttcagtAAGTACGCTTCTAACTGATGTATCTCATGTTACGACCTGTGGAGGCTACATCTGTTTTCTAATGATTCTGgttcttttttccttatatttttgcAAGGAAATGCACCTATTTCATTTATGCAGAAACTTATGTTGCGAGTTCTATATTTGCCATCAAAtctggaaagaaaaaaatgaaaatgaagaggACCCCAAATAGTCCACTgcagagaaattttattaatagcTATGTCATTTTCTCTTGCAGCTATGAAGATAATCCCAAACTACGTAAAGCGGCACTGAACAAGAAGCATTTTAAGTTGATACTTGGAGTGTCAATTGGAGCACTTGGGATTCTATCAATTCTATTCATAGGAAGTTTATTATTAATGCATTATCTTCGAAGAAAGGCatgtcaaaagaaaaaggatgaaAAAGGTTTGTATGCCAACAAATTCCATCTAGTATTATCCATGGAACAGTGTGCAGATTTCCGTagttcaacatttttttttgtgttcatcAGGTGGGTCTAGGCGTAGCAGCAATAAACCTTCAACTGCCTACTCAATTGCCCGTGGTGGGCATTTAATGGATGAAGGCATAGCTTACTATATTACACTCTCTGAACTAGAAGAAGCTACCCAAAAATTTTCCAAGAAAATTGGCAAAGGAAGCTTTGGATCTGTCTATTATGGGAAAATGAAAGACGGAAAAGAGGTGGCAGTTAAGATCATGGCAGATTTGTCTAGCCATGGAGACCAGCAATTTGTGACTGAGGTAGTCTCATATTCAGCTCTGCCTATTTATTCGCATAGAATGAACATGTGAATTAGCTATTGTCCTAGATCATCATACATTTCTTCCTATTCTGGTTTAGTGTAGTTCTGGAATGTCACTCTCTACTTAATAAGATAATGATCAGGGAAGTAGAGCTCCTACACTAAATTAATAATTCCAGATTGCAATAGACTAGAACACAAAATTCTTTATCTAACCCATAAAACAGTCCAAAATAGAGCTTCACTAGAATCACTACAGAGGTAATGGCTGGAGTAATTCCAACAAGCATACTTTTTGGATATACTATCAAGCAAATATTGCAAAAATTTCATGGATACAAGTTCATTAACATGTCAACATATTTGCAGGTAGCCCTCTTGTCAAGAATTCACCATAGAAATTTGGTTCCTTTAATTGGATACTGTGAAGAAGAACATCAACGTATTTTGGTTTATGAGTATATGCACAATGGAACCTTGAGGGATCACATATATGGTGAACTCTAGTACCCATGGTTCATAGAAAAAtttcatctttcttctcagtTGCGATGgaaatgatttaataaaaaccctaaatttgttGACAGATTCTGCCAACCAGAAGCGCTTAGACTGGCTAGCTCGTCTTCGTATAGCAGAAGATGCTGCTAAAGGTTTAATATGTAACTTATTGGTAGTTCATGGACATTTGCTTTTCAAATCTACAGCATGAACACAAGTTCAGATATTTGTAGGTCTCGATTACTTACACACTGGATGCAACCCAAGTATCATTCACCGAGATGTAAAAACAAGCAATATTCTCCTAGACATCAATATGAGAGCAAAAGTGTCAGATTTTGGACTTTCAAGGCAAACTGAAGAAGATTTAACCCATATATCAAGTATGGCACGAGGGACAGTAGGCTACTTGGATCCTGAGTAAGCCATACTTCTCATGTATGCATAATTAATCACATGTTTCATCCCAAATGAGCTTTGCTAATACTGCATATCCTCTTACAGGTACTATGCAAATCAGCAATTAACCGAAAAGAGTGATGTTTACAGTTTTGGGGTTGTTCTTCTGGAATTGATCTCTGGGAAAAAGCCTGTATCTGCAGAAGATTATGGTCCTGAAATGAACATTGTTCACTGGGTATGCTTTTTGCCAAATGCCATCCTTCAATTTAGAGGTGAAATCTGTACATAATACTCACAAATTAGACATCACCTTTTTAAGTTTACAATATCTGCACATAGTTCGACTCAAACCCATAGGCATGTACTATACTACGGTCTTATTGAAAGACTTCCCAAGAAATCAATCTCCCGTATGCAAGATACCAAACATACCACCATATCTCAATCCTTATAAAACTGCATCTTATAGTTGAAGTACTAAAACATATATTGAAATCAGGGCCAATGTTCTGTAACTTTACTAAAATGTTGAacaaattactagcaattcaATTCTGTTGTTTTGTAGGCAAGGTCCTTGATCCGTAAAGGTGATGTTGTCAGCACCATAGACCCTTTCCTAGTAGGAAATGTGAAGACCGAGTCCATTTGGAGGATTGCTGAAGTTGCAATCCAGTGTGTTGAACAACATGGGGCTTCCAGGCCAAGGATGCAGGAAATAATTTTGGCTATACAAGATGCTACCAAGATTGAGAAGGCAATTGACCAAAAAATATCATCCTGTAGTTCCAAGGCACAATCTTCAAGGAAAACTTTGCTGGCAAGCTTTCTTGAAATTGAGAGCCCTGACTTATCAAAGGAGTGCCTGGTTCCATCTGCAAGATAATTTTGCAGTAGCCCACCTAAGAGTTTAAAGCAGTGTAACATATATGGTTATCAACTTCACAAATGGTTTTGCTTCAAGACCTAAATTAACCACACGGTTTTGTTCTTCATCTCCTATGAAATTTAGTACCTTTCCCTTTTATGAAAGATATGCTAGGATCAAATTTATGCTCGTAGGCGAAAATACTCTCTAGATgctcaaaatctaatagtaatatatttttcaatagtaattttaaaagtcacgtcacATTTAGGATATACGAGTTTTGCATATATCATTCCTTGCATATGTCCCTTgtaattcttctttttttacaattatttattcttGTTTGTTCCTCCCTTCCCCTTCTTCCTGTATTGCTTAGAAAAAAGGTCTTGTTCTTGTAATTCATAATAAGGTCTCCCCTACTTCTCTTAAGTATGTTTTTGGCTccgtttaataaccccctcccctccccctccccttattttcacctctcccaaaaaaaatcaactcaaaacattcttaatcttttttactttttatatctcatcaacaattttttattattatttaaataaaaaaatctaccacaatataaaatttttacattttttcatataaattttctctactttatatcacatcaatcactttttactttcattcaacaaaaatatattattaatttatgtaaAT contains the following coding sequences:
- the LOC133865450 gene encoding probable LRR receptor-like serine/threonine-protein kinase At1g67720 isoform X1, yielding MGSFSHFPVMFLLIISSSVVCQVEEFISLDCGGTSNYTDRSTGLPWSSDNGIMSHGKSVEVENPSENVVQYRRRREFPIDNRKYCYTLITQERRRYLVRATFQYGSLKDEETYPQFHVYLDATKWSTVSILDASRVYVKEMIIRAPSDSINVCICCATTGSPFISTLELRPLNLSMYATDFEDNFFLEVAARLNFGAPSKDPIRYPDDPYDRIWESDLVKRQNYLVGVAPGTERIYTQKNVDIKTREYPPMKVMQTAVVGTKGQLTYRLNLEDFPANARAYAYFAEIEDLGANETRKFKLEQPDIADSRNAVVNIAENANGSYTLYEPSYMNVTLDFVLSFSFVKTRDSTRGPLLNAMEISKYLKIASKTGGQDLIVVNALRFMSAESIWTNEGDPCVPTQWEWVTCSFTIPPRITKIELSRKNVTGEIPSELNYMEALTELWLDSNSLTGPLPDISNLNSLKILHLENNKLTGPLPSYLGSLASLQELYIQNNSFTGEIPPGLLNGKVIFHYEDNPKLRKAALNKKHFKLILGVSIGALGILSILFIGSLLLMHYLRRKACQKKKDEKGGSRRSSNKPSTAYSIARGGHLMDEGIAYYITLSELEEATQKFSKKIGKGSFGSVYYGKMKDGKEVAVKIMADLSSHGDQQFVTEVALLSRIHHRNLVPLIGYCEEEHQRILVYEYMHNGTLRDHIYDSANQKRLDWLARLRIAEDAAKGLDYLHTGCNPSIIHRDVKTSNILLDINMRAKVSDFGLSRQTEEDLTHISSMARGTVGYLDPEYYANQQLTEKSDVYSFGVVLLELISGKKPVSAEDYGPEMNIVHWARSLIRKGDVVSTIDPFLVGNVKTESIWRIAEVAIQCVEQHGASRPRMQEIILAIQDATKIEKAIDQKISSCSSKAQSSRKTLLASFLEIESPDLSKECLVPSAR
- the LOC133858440 gene encoding E3 ubiquitin-protein ligase AIRP2-like, translating into MWQKQPSKSCFRESIKALEADVQHANTLAAALPRDYCGDCIQMRLSYSPFAPVLLYLIEWMDYSCTDTLPSYLGLLHVLIYKVYVDGMPTMSSKERKATLREFYAVIYPSLTQLEGEFIELEDSTLGSQSKEILARKRVEGRRKLSDNDLERDEECGICMENCTRMVLPSCGHALCNRCFHDWNVRSQSCPFCRGSLKRVSSRDLWDLISNCDVIDTIALAKENLRRFYLYIENLPLVMPDTHVVLYDYML
- the LOC133865450 gene encoding probable LRR receptor-like serine/threonine-protein kinase At1g67720 isoform X2 — encoded protein: MSHGKSVEVENPSENVVQYRRRREFPIDNRKYCYTLITQERRRYLVRATFQYGSLKDEETYPQFHVYLDATKWSTVSILDASRVYVKEMIIRAPSDSINVCICCATTGSPFISTLELRPLNLSMYATDFEDNFFLEVAARLNFGAPSKDPIRYPDDPYDRIWESDLVKRQNYLVGVAPGTERIYTQKNVDIKTREYPPMKVMQTAVVGTKGQLTYRLNLEDFPANARAYAYFAEIEDLGANETRKFKLEQPDIADSRNAVVNIAENANGSYTLYEPSYMNVTLDFVLSFSFVKTRDSTRGPLLNAMEISKYLKIASKTGGQDLIVVNALRFMSAESIWTNEGDPCVPTQWEWVTCSFTIPPRITKIELSRKNVTGEIPSELNYMEALTELWLDSNSLTGPLPDISNLNSLKILHLENNKLTGPLPSYLGSLASLQELYIQNNSFTGEIPPGLLNGKVIFHYEDNPKLRKAALNKKHFKLILGVSIGALGILSILFIGSLLLMHYLRRKACQKKKDEKGGSRRSSNKPSTAYSIARGGHLMDEGIAYYITLSELEEATQKFSKKIGKGSFGSVYYGKMKDGKEVAVKIMADLSSHGDQQFVTEVALLSRIHHRNLVPLIGYCEEEHQRILVYEYMHNGTLRDHIYDSANQKRLDWLARLRIAEDAAKGLDYLHTGCNPSIIHRDVKTSNILLDINMRAKVSDFGLSRQTEEDLTHISSMARGTVGYLDPEYYANQQLTEKSDVYSFGVVLLELISGKKPVSAEDYGPEMNIVHWARSLIRKGDVVSTIDPFLVGNVKTESIWRIAEVAIQCVEQHGASRPRMQEIILAIQDATKIEKAIDQKISSCSSKAQSSRKTLLASFLEIESPDLSKECLVPSAR